One genomic segment of Gossypium arboreum isolate Shixiya-1 chromosome 3, ASM2569848v2, whole genome shotgun sequence includes these proteins:
- the LOC108475747 gene encoding cytochrome P450 CYP749A22-like, translating into MTPAVIASVETMLEKWKGQEGKEIEVFQEFRLLTSEVISRTAFGSSYLEGEKIFAMLKELSIIMSRNNFKTRIPLINKLWKPVDMLKSEELAKGIQDCVMKIVKKREDKVVNGEADSFGNDFLGLLVNAYHDSNENNRLSVEDLVDECKTFYFAGQETVNSLLAWIVLLLATHGDWQDKARREVIDIFGNRNPDSEGISKLKTITVIIYETLRLYGPSNGLQRSVTREVQLGKLVLPANIDILVQNIALHHDPHQWGDDVHLFKPERFEEGIAKATNYNAAAFFPFGLGPRSCVGMSFAITETKVALSMILQRYTINLSPAYVHSPMPILAIRP; encoded by the exons ATGACACCAGCGGTAATTGCCAGCGTTGAAACAATGTTAGAGAAGTGGAAAGGCCAAGAAGGCAAAGAGATTGAAGTGTTTCAAGAATTTAGATTGTTGACTTCAGAAGTGATATCCAGAACAGCTTTTGGTAGTAGTTACTTGGAAGGGGAGAAGATTTTTGCCATGTTGAAAGAGTTGTCTATAATTATGAGCCGAAATAATTTCAAGACTAGAATTCCTTTGATCAA CAAGTTATGGAAACCTGTAGATATGCTAAAGTCAGAAGAACTTGCAAAAGGAATACAAGATTGTGTGATGAAAATTGTTAAGAAACGAGAAGACAAAGTTGTGAATGGAGAAGCTGATAGCTTTGGCAATGACTTCCTAGGATTACTTGTAAATGCATATCATGATTCAAACGAAAATAACAGGCTTTCAGTGGAAGATTTGGTAGATGAGTGCAAAACATTCTACTTTGCCGGACAAGAAACTGTTAATTCCTTACTAGCATGGATAGTCTTGCTTTTAGCAACCCATGGAGATTGGCAGGATAAAGCTAGAAGAGAGGTGATTGACATATTCGGTAACCGAAATCCAGATTCCGAAGGCATTTCTAAACTCAAAACT ATCACCGTGATTATTTATGAAACACTAAGATTGTATGGTCCATCAAATGGCTTGCAAAGGAGTGTTACAAGAGAAGTTCAGTTGGGAAAGCTAGTCTTGCCTGCTAATATAGATATTCTAGTTCAAAATATTGCACTTCACCATGACCCTCACCAGTGGGGAGATGACGTACATCTTTTTAAACCAGAGAGATTCGAAGAAGGGATTGCCAAAGCTACCAATTACAATGCGGCTGCATTTTTCCCCTTTGGATTGGGACCTCGATCTTGTGTTGGTATGTCCTTTGCAATCACAGAAACTAAGGTTGCACTCTCCATGATTCTACAACGCTACACCATTAACCTCTCCCCTGCCTATGTCCACTCACCAATGCCAATTCTTGCCATTCGACCATAA